In the Topomyia yanbarensis strain Yona2022 chromosome 3, ASM3024719v1, whole genome shotgun sequence genome, one interval contains:
- the LOC131688541 gene encoding DEAD-box helicase Dbp80-like: protein MSQDDHSVAVLSGDLTVEQRLDALDRFRTGLEKVQIITNVLSRGIDVEQVTIVVNFDLPMDQQGRADCETYLHRIRRTGRFERNHHQPSGQ, encoded by the exons ATGTCCCAGGATGATCACTCGGTAGCGGTACTGTCCGGTGATCTAACGGTGGAGCAACGGTTGGACGCTCTGGATCGATTCCGAACCGGACTAGAGAAGGTACAGATTATAACGAACGTTTTGTCCAGGG GTATCGACGTCGAACAGGTGACCATTGTCGTCAACTTCGACCTGCCGATGGATCAGCAGGGACGAGCCGATTGCGAAACGTATCTACATCGAATTAGACGCACCGGTAGATTCG AACGGAATCACCATCAACCTAGTGGACAGTGA